The sequence below is a genomic window from Aureispira sp. CCB-E.
GTATACGTTCCTCCATCCTTATAAAAATCTAATAAAAGTGCTCTTATTACGTCTTTAGAAATCGTCTTCAAAAAAGGCAGCACTTTTACAAACTGACATTTCACATCTTCTTCTTTGGTCTTTAAAGCCCACTGACACATCTGCAAAAAATCAGATTCGGTGCACTCCAAATAAGAAATTGGTTCTTCAGCACTAATGGTTAGCCAATTAATAATATTTCCAACATCCCAACTTCGAGCAATCAAATACATTATCCCTTCCTGTTCTTCTATAGATAAGTTTTGGAGTGTGCCACTCTCAAATAATTGCTTTAAATCACTTTCGATATTCTCCCAAAATGGATAAGCAGGGTCATCCGTAAACCCTTTTTCATATTGTTCTTGTGTGTGATTTTTCTTTCTCCATTGCTCAAACTGCTCAACGTGTTGTGTAATATGATATGTTGCCTTCATTTTTTATACGTAGAAATTCTTTAGAATATACCTCAAACGTGATGATACAACTATTTTTGGTGTTATTAAAATAGTAAGTAATCATACTGCAAAACAGACTAAAATAAACTTGCTCATTCCAAAAAACCATTCAAATAGTTGAAAATATTATTCTCTAGTATGGCATCAATTTCTGTTTCTGTATATTCATATTTCTCCTTCCATTTTACCAAATATTCCTGATAAGCTGCTGTTTGTTTAAATCGTTGTAATTGCTCTTTTCTAAAAGCTAGGTAGCCTACTGAATCAAAAGCTTTCGATTGTATCAATTTTCCTTCCTTTATTTCTAACAAGAGGTATTTTTCAAAAATAGAAGCGTACCCATGATGCACATAATCCTTTATTTTACCATCGGGCAAGATCAGTATCTCTGTACACCAATCAATTTTAAATACCTCGTCTTTGGGGAATATTTGTTTCAGAACCGATTTTAAGGAAACATTGGGTGCCCACTCCTCTTTTCCCTCTTGGTGTTGATACACTTGAATTTGTATGTCTTTTAATACCAATACTTGATTCTGAATTTCGAAAGTAGCAATATAGCCTCGCCATAAAGCAGTAGATAAAACGTCTCCTTCAGGGCGCTTTTTAGGATGTTCTTTAAAATAAGCTTCCAAAGGATTGTTGTGCAAATAATACGTTTTGCCTTCGTAAATTAATTGATCTGGAATTTGGGCAGTTGCAAAACTCTCTTGGCAATACCAACTCAACAATAAACTTAAAATAATAATTCTCATACTTTGTTTTAATATCATATCGTCAAGCATTTTGCATTTTAAGATAGCCATTTTCCATAAGAAAAACAACCTTTAGCCTACCGTCTATCGGCTAATTATTCTTTTTTCAACTAAATAGGTATCTAATTTAATACTCCGTTGATTTTTTAGTTTTCCTACGAAAAACGTAAAAAAGTATCTTGCATTAGTTTGATTATCAGTCTTTTAGCGCAAAGGTTAATAAAAATACATCTTACTGATAATCAAACTAATACGATTTTTCAACGAACTATTGTAATTAGGAACCTCTTGAAATAGAATGCCCACTCTATTCTCCCCCTTGTAAAGATTTCCATGCTCCATAAGAACAAAGTTGTCATTCGCTTGCAATATAAGTGAACATCTTATACCTTTGTTTTTTACAATTTTTTGGGCTTAAAAACTAATTCATGAAACAATCCACTGCTCTACGTATTCTCAAAGCAGGAAAAAATGTATTTTTAACAGGTTCTGCTGGAGCAGGAAAAACCTATGTACTCAACCAGTACATACAATATCTGAAAGAACGTCGGGTTCCTGTTGCTGTTACAGCCTCTACGGGGATTGCTGCTACGCATATGAATGGAATGACCATCCATGCTTGGTCGGGTATTGGCGTGCGTACACATTTGAGCCAAAAGGATTTGGAATTCATGAAAACCAAGAAATACCTTCGGGATAAACTAGAAGCTGCCAAGGTATTGATCATTGACGAAATATCTATGTTGCACAAAACACAATTGGATATGGTCAATCAAGTTTTGAAATTTTTTAAGGGCAATGACTATGCTTTTGGTGGCATACAAGTAATTTTTTCAGGCGATTTTTTCCAACTTCCTCCAGTTGGCTTAGGAACAGAAAATAATCGAGAAAAATTTGCCTTTATGTCTAAAGCTTGGCTAGAAGCCAAACTTGCCATTTGCTATCTTACAGAGCAACATAGACAAGAAAGCGGTCAACTAAATCAGATTTTGAACGAAATCCGCAACAATACAATTTCTCAAAACTCTTTGCAGTTATTAAAAGAAGCCGCCCATACGACCTTTCCCAAAGGCTGGGAACCGCCCATGCTATATAGTCACAACCACGATGTCAATAGAACCAACAATCAATATCTTAGAGCCTTAGATGGAAAAATTACTACCTTCGAAGCAACAACAAAAGGCAATAAAAAATTATTAGACTTGCTCAAAAACTCTGTTCGAGCAGAAGAACAAGTTTACCTCAAAGAAGGCGCTAAAGTAATGTTTGTCAAAAATAACTATGAACATGGGTATATTAATGGAACATTGGGCAAAGTGATGGGATATTCACCAGAAGGATTTCCCCACATTATGCTCAGTGATGGAAAACAATTGATTGCCGAACCCAACGAATGGTCTATAGAGGACGATATGGGAAAGTCCCTTGCTTCTTACCAACAAATTCCTATTCGATTGGCATGGGCTATTACTGTTCACAAAAGCCAAGGTATGACCTTGGATTATGCAAAAGTTGATTTGAGCCGAACCTTTGAGAAAGGACAGGGCTACGTTGCCCTCTCTCGTCTGAAAAACCTAGCGGGACTTCAATTAACAGGCTTCAATGATATTGCACTACAAGTTGATCCTTTAGCCTTTAAAGCAGATAAGCGTTTCCAAGAGTTATCATCTGAAATAGAAGCTAAAATTGATGCAACAGCTCTAGAAAAAAGAGCCCTTGGTTTTTTAAGACATTGTGGAGGGTTGACCGATCCCGAAGACATTGAGCGTTATAAAAAGAAAAAAAAGGAGAAAAAACACAAGAAAAAAGCAACCCACCTGATTACCAAAGAACTGGTTGATCAAAACTGGAGCATTCAACAAATTGCCGCCGAACGTGGATTGACAGAAAGTACTATTACAGGTCATATCGCCAAACTCCATGACTTATTTCCTACTTTTGACTGGTCTCCCTATGCACCTCCTGCTGGTATTTTGCAGAAAGTACAAGCTGCTTACAACCAAATATTGGCAGCCAACAAGCCTGATGATGTCCGTCCAGATGGCTCGGTGAGTTCTAAAGCCCTGTATGAAGCCATGAACCAAGAGATTGGCTACACACAAATTAAATTGGCTTTGTTGTTTATTCAGTAATGTTCATGAACAAACCGTTTTGTGCTCCTCCCTATTAAGGTTTGTAGCTTGGTGATTAGCTGCGCTGCTACTGCGTGGTACTTCGTGAGCGTTGCGCTTTTAGTTAGCTGTGCTGCTACTGCGTGGTATTTATTTCATAACCTTCATTTCATATGAAGTTGCTACTCTTAGTTAGCGAGATATAAAAATTTGTTTTATATTAAATTAACAATCAATCCAATGCAATTTTTAAGCGGATTAATACTTATTTCATCGAACTTTTTTAAGTGTTCTAGCTGTTATTCAAGTACACTTATAAATAGAATACGATGGATTTTAAGGCCTACGAAAAAATGCCGACTAGCTTAAAAAAGTTACGTCTGAATGAGCAACAATACGCACTCTTACATAAAGTAGATTGGGTCGTGACAGAAAAAGTACATGGCGCTAACTTTTGTTTGACTTACAAAGATCGAACATTAGGGTTTGCAAAACGCAAAACAAAGTTAGCATGGACAGACGACTTTTTTGGTTTTCAAATAGTGGTTCAACGTTTAGAAGAAAAAATATTATCTTTATTTGAGTTATTAGCCTTAGAGTTTCCCGCCGAAAGTTATGCGATCTATGGAGAACTTTTTGGAGGTGCCTATCCACACCCTGAAGTTGAATCTATTGCTGATTTGCACGCCATTCAAACAGGTGTTTACTACAGTCCTACTATTCATTTTTGTGCTTTTGATATTGCCATTGAAACCCAAGAACACCGTTATTATTTGGATTACGAAAAAGCCATTGCCTATTTTGAGGAGGCAAACATTTTTTATGCTACAATATTGTATCAAGGACCTCTAAATACTTGTTTAGATTATGATATTGCCTTTGATTCCCACTTACCTACCTTGTTGGGCTTGCCCCCTCTACATTCTAATCTAGCAGAAGGAGTTGTTTTAAAACCTCTGCACAATATTGTTGACCCTTTGGATGCTTCTTATTTTCGCCCTACTTTGAAGCTCAAAAATGAAGCTTTCGCAGAAGATATAAAATTTCATCAAGCTCAAAAATGGTCATTTAGCACAACTCAAAAAACCAATAGCGAAGCGCTAAACTTTTTATTATTAGATTTGAGAAACTCCATTACTAAAAATAGACTGAATAATGTGCTTTCTAAAATTGGACATTTAGACTTTGACAATCAAGAACGATTAAAAGAAATTAAAACCAGTTATCTTGAAGATGTCTGGCAGGATTTTAATTTAGAACATGATGGAATCTTGGAGTTATTAGACATCCAAGAAAAAACATGGTTAGAAAATCGTTTGCTGGCAGAAATAAAAGTACTTATTTATGCTTTAGAAGCTTAATAATAGCATCTAATTATACGTGCTCAATCATTATTAGTTTATAAATATAGTGACACTGCTTAGGTGGTTTGCTGGCACTATTGTGGTCATATTTCAATACGCTCCATTAAACATCTCGCTGTTGCTAGTTGTTATACGATAGTAGCACTAGCTATTGATATTAATAATTGTAAGAAAAAGCCCAATAAGCATTGCACTATGAAATACCCAATCCTTGTCTTTTTGTCATTTTTTTATTT
It includes:
- a CDS encoding RNA ligase family protein gives rise to the protein MDFKAYEKMPTSLKKLRLNEQQYALLHKVDWVVTEKVHGANFCLTYKDRTLGFAKRKTKLAWTDDFFGFQIVVQRLEEKILSLFELLALEFPAESYAIYGELFGGAYPHPEVESIADLHAIQTGVYYSPTIHFCAFDIAIETQEHRYYLDYEKAIAYFEEANIFYATILYQGPLNTCLDYDIAFDSHLPTLLGLPPLHSNLAEGVVLKPLHNIVDPLDASYFRPTLKLKNEAFAEDIKFHQAQKWSFSTTQKTNSEALNFLLLDLRNSITKNRLNNVLSKIGHLDFDNQERLKEIKTSYLEDVWQDFNLEHDGILELLDIQEKTWLENRLLAEIKVLIYALEA
- a CDS encoding AAA family ATPase codes for the protein MKQSTALRILKAGKNVFLTGSAGAGKTYVLNQYIQYLKERRVPVAVTASTGIAATHMNGMTIHAWSGIGVRTHLSQKDLEFMKTKKYLRDKLEAAKVLIIDEISMLHKTQLDMVNQVLKFFKGNDYAFGGIQVIFSGDFFQLPPVGLGTENNREKFAFMSKAWLEAKLAICYLTEQHRQESGQLNQILNEIRNNTISQNSLQLLKEAAHTTFPKGWEPPMLYSHNHDVNRTNNQYLRALDGKITTFEATTKGNKKLLDLLKNSVRAEEQVYLKEGAKVMFVKNNYEHGYINGTLGKVMGYSPEGFPHIMLSDGKQLIAEPNEWSIEDDMGKSLASYQQIPIRLAWAITVHKSQGMTLDYAKVDLSRTFEKGQGYVALSRLKNLAGLQLTGFNDIALQVDPLAFKADKRFQELSSEIEAKIDATALEKRALGFLRHCGGLTDPEDIERYKKKKKEKKHKKKATHLITKELVDQNWSIQQIAAERGLTESTITGHIAKLHDLFPTFDWSPYAPPAGILQKVQAAYNQILAANKPDDVRPDGSVSSKALYEAMNQEIGYTQIKLALLFIQ